One region of Polaribacter pectinis genomic DNA includes:
- a CDS encoding lysoplasmalogenase, with protein MQRQTRITITSILFLIVVVLHIYGLIDKEILAFFTKPLLMVTLVLVYLVSVKRPNFWYVSALFFSFWGDVFLLFKDEFFLFGLASFLLAHILFIKISAGFLKKISIQKVVLISLPFVLYLLGLLYIIEENLGKMLIPVLIYGVTISCFGIVTLLNYIQEKTTENMWLFLGAFIFIISDSLIAINKFHEPKVIYSISIMLTYIVAQYLICKAVIVKESKK; from the coding sequence ATGCAGAGACAAACTAGAATTACAATTACTTCAATTTTATTTTTAATAGTTGTTGTATTACATATTTATGGACTTATAGATAAAGAAATATTAGCATTTTTTACAAAACCATTGTTAATGGTTACGTTGGTTTTGGTCTATTTAGTATCTGTAAAAAGGCCAAATTTTTGGTATGTTTCTGCACTGTTTTTTTCTTTTTGGGGAGATGTGTTTTTGCTATTTAAAGATGAGTTTTTCTTATTTGGTTTAGCATCTTTCTTATTGGCTCACATTTTATTCATAAAAATTTCTGCTGGGTTTTTAAAGAAAATTAGTATCCAAAAAGTAGTGTTAATTTCGTTACCATTTGTGCTATATTTACTTGGTTTACTATATATTATAGAAGAAAATCTTGGAAAAATGTTAATTCCGGTTCTTATTTACGGAGTTACTATTTCTTGTTTTGGTATTGTTACTTTGCTAAATTATATTCAAGAAAAAACAACAGAAAATATGTGGCTTTTTCTAGGAGCTTTTATTTTTATAATTTCTGATAGTTTAATAGCAATTAATAAATTTCACGAACCAAAAGTTATATATAGTATTTCTATAATGCTAACTTATATTGTTGCTCAATATTTAATTTGTAAAGCAGTAATTGTAAAAGAATCTAAAAAGTAA